One genomic segment of Suricata suricatta isolate VVHF042 chromosome 16, meerkat_22Aug2017_6uvM2_HiC, whole genome shotgun sequence includes these proteins:
- the COG4 gene encoding conserved oligomeric Golgi complex subunit 4 isoform X2 encodes MDGVQTALRNEDYEQAAAHIHRYLCLDKSVIELSRQGKEGSMIDANLKLLQEAEQRLKAIVTEKFAIATKEGDLPQVERFFKIFPLLGLHEEGLSKFSEYLCKQVASKAEENLLLVLGTDMRDRRAAVIFADTLTLLFEGIARIVETHQPIVETYYGPGRLYTLITFLQVECDQQVEKVVDKFIKQRDYHQQFRHVQNNLMRNSTTEKIEPRELDPILTEVTLMNARSELYLRFLRKRISSDFEVGDSMASEEVKQEHQKCLDKLLNNCLLSCTMQELIGFYITMEEYFMRETVNKAVALDTYEKGQLTSSMVDDVFYIVKKCIGRALSSSSIDCLCAMINLATTELESDFRDVLCNKLRMGFPATTLQDIQRGVTSAVNIMHSSLQQGKFDTKGIESTDEAKLSFLVTLNNVEVCSENISTLKKTLESDCTKLFSQGIGGEQAQAKFDSCLSDLAAVSNKFRDLLQEGLTELNSTAIKPQVQPWINTFLSVSHNIEEEEFNDYEANDPWVQQFILNLEQQMAEFKASLSPVIYDSLTSLMTSLVAVELERVVLKSTFNRLGGLQFDKELRSLIAYLTTVTTWTIRDKFARLSQMATILNLERVTEILDYWGANSGPLTWRLTPAEVRQVLALRIDFRSEDIKRLRL; translated from the exons ATGGATGGAGTTCAGACTGCTTTGCGGAATGAAGATTATGAGCAGGCTGCTGCCCATATTCATCGCTACTTGTGCCTGGACAAATCAGTCATTGAGCTCAGCCGACAGGGCAAAGAAG GCAGCATGATTGATGCCAACCTGAAATTGCTACAGGAAGCTGAGCAGCGTCTCAAAGCCATTGTAACAGAGAAGTTTGCCATCGCTACTAAGGAAGGGGATCTGCCCCAGGTGGAGCGCTTCTTCAAGATCTTCCCACTGTTGGGTCTGCATGAGGAGGGATTAAGCAAGTTCTCAGAATACCTTTGCAAGCAG GTGGCCAGTAAAGCTGAAGAGAATCTACTGTTGGTGCTGGGGACAGACATGCGTGACCGGAGGGCTGCAGTCATCTTTGCGGACACACTCACTCTTCTGTTTGAAG GTATTGCCCGCATTGTAGAGACCCACCAACCAATAGTGGAGACGTATTATGGGCCAGGGAGACTTTACACCCTGATAACATTCCTGCAGGTGGAATGTGACCAACAAGTGGAGAAGGTGGTAGACAAGTTTATCAAGCAGAGGGACTACCACCAGCAG TTCCGGCATGTCCAGAACAACTTGATGAGAAATTCTACAACAGAAAAAATAGAACCAAG GGAACTGGACCCTATCCTGACTGAGGTCACCCTAATGAATGCCCGCAGTGAGCTGTACTTACGCTTCCTCAGGAAGAGGATCAGCTCTGATTTTGAGGTGGGGGACTCCATGGCCTCAGAAGAAGTAAAGCAAG AGCACCAGAAGTGTCTGGACAAGCTCCTCAATAACTGCCTATTGAGCTGCACCATGCAGGAGCTAATTGGTTTCTATATTACCATGGAGGAGTACTTCATGAGGGAGACTGTCAATAAG GCTGTGGCTCTGGACACTTATGAGAAGGGCCAGTTGACATCCAGCATGGTGGATGATGTCTTCTACATTGTTAAGAAGTGCATTGGGCGGGCTCTGTCTAGCTCCAGCATCGACTGTCTCTGTGCCATGATCAACCTTGCCACCACAGAACTGGAGTCTGACTTCAG GGATGTTTTGTGTAACAAGCTGCGGATGGGCTTCCCAGCCACCACCTTACAGGACATCCAGCGCGGGGTGACGAGTGCTGTGAACATCATGCACAGCAGCCTCCAGCAAGGCAAATTTGACACAAAAGGCATTGAGAGCACTGATGAGGCCAAGCTGTCCTTCCTG GTGACCCTGAACAACGTGGAAGTCTGCAGTGAGAACATCTCCACGCTGAAGAAGACGCTGGAG AGTGACTGCACCAAGCTGTTCAGCCAGGGCATCGGAGGGGAGCAGGCCCAGGCCAAATTTGACAGCTGCCTGTCTGACTTGGCTGCCGTGTCCAACAAATTCCGAGACCTCTTGCAG GAAGGGCTGACAGAGCTAAACAGCACAGCCATCAAGCCGCAGGTGCAGCCTTGGATCAACACCTTCTTATCTGTCTCCCACAACATCGAGGAG GAAGAATTCAATGACTATGAGGCCAATGATCCTTGGGTACAGCAGTTTATCCTTAACCTGGAGCAACAGATGGCAGAGTTCAAG GCCAGCCTGTCCCCAGTCATCTATGACAGCCTGACCAGCCTCATGACCAGCCTTGTTGCCGTCGAGTTGGAGAGAGTGGTACTGAAATCTACCTTTAACCGG CTGGGTGGTCTGCAGTTTGATAAGGAGCTGAGGTCACTCATTGCCTACCTTACCACAGTGACCACGTGGACCATCCGAGACAAGTTTGCCCGGCTCTCCCAGATGGCCACAATTCTCAATCTGGAGCGG GTCACCGAGATCCTAGATTACTGGGGCGCCAACTCTGGCCCACTGACGTGGCGCCTCACCCCTGCTGAAGTCCGCCAGGTGCTGGCTCTGCGCATAGACTTCCGCAGTGAGGATATCAAGAGGCTACGCCTGTAG
- the COG4 gene encoding conserved oligomeric Golgi complex subunit 4 isoform X1, translated as MADRESLPKLSGMSPPEGMGGGRCSEISTELIRSLTELQELEAVYERLCGEEKVVERELDALLEQQNTIESKMVTLHRLGPNLQLIEGDAKQLAGMINFTCNLAENVSSKVRQLDLAKNRLYQAIQRADDILDLKFCMDGVQTALRNEDYEQAAAHIHRYLCLDKSVIELSRQGKEGSMIDANLKLLQEAEQRLKAIVTEKFAIATKEGDLPQVERFFKIFPLLGLHEEGLSKFSEYLCKQVASKAEENLLLVLGTDMRDRRAAVIFADTLTLLFEGIARIVETHQPIVETYYGPGRLYTLITFLQVECDQQVEKVVDKFIKQRDYHQQFRHVQNNLMRNSTTEKIEPRELDPILTEVTLMNARSELYLRFLRKRISSDFEVGDSMASEEVKQEHQKCLDKLLNNCLLSCTMQELIGFYITMEEYFMRETVNKAVALDTYEKGQLTSSMVDDVFYIVKKCIGRALSSSSIDCLCAMINLATTELESDFRDVLCNKLRMGFPATTLQDIQRGVTSAVNIMHSSLQQGKFDTKGIESTDEAKLSFLVTLNNVEVCSENISTLKKTLESDCTKLFSQGIGGEQAQAKFDSCLSDLAAVSNKFRDLLQEGLTELNSTAIKPQVQPWINTFLSVSHNIEEEEFNDYEANDPWVQQFILNLEQQMAEFKASLSPVIYDSLTSLMTSLVAVELERVVLKSTFNRLGGLQFDKELRSLIAYLTTVTTWTIRDKFARLSQMATILNLERVTEILDYWGANSGPLTWRLTPAEVRQVLALRIDFRSEDIKRLRL; from the exons ATGGCGGACCGCGAGTCTCTTCCGAAGCTGTCAGGGATGTCTCCGCCTGAGGGGATGGGAGGAGGCCGCTGCTCAGAAATCTCCACCGAGCTCATTCGCTCCCTGACGGAGCTGCAGGAGCTGGAGGCTGTATACGAACGGCTCTGCGGCGAGGAG AAAGTGGTAGAGAGAGAACTGGATGCTCTTTTGGAACAGCAAAACACCATTGAAAGTAAAATGGTCACTCTCCACCGGTTGGG TCCCAACCTGCAGTTGATTGAAGGAGATGCAAAGCAGCTAGCTGGAATGATCAACTTTACCTGCAACCTAGCTGAGAATGTATCCAGCAAAGTCCGTCAGCTTGACCTGGCTAAG AACCGCCTTTATCAAGCCATTCAGAGAGCTGATGACATCTTGGACCTGAAGTTCTGCATGGATGGAGTTCAGACTGCTTTGCGGAATGAAGATTATGAGCAGGCTGCTGCCCATATTCATCGCTACTTGTGCCTGGACAAATCAGTCATTGAGCTCAGCCGACAGGGCAAAGAAG GCAGCATGATTGATGCCAACCTGAAATTGCTACAGGAAGCTGAGCAGCGTCTCAAAGCCATTGTAACAGAGAAGTTTGCCATCGCTACTAAGGAAGGGGATCTGCCCCAGGTGGAGCGCTTCTTCAAGATCTTCCCACTGTTGGGTCTGCATGAGGAGGGATTAAGCAAGTTCTCAGAATACCTTTGCAAGCAG GTGGCCAGTAAAGCTGAAGAGAATCTACTGTTGGTGCTGGGGACAGACATGCGTGACCGGAGGGCTGCAGTCATCTTTGCGGACACACTCACTCTTCTGTTTGAAG GTATTGCCCGCATTGTAGAGACCCACCAACCAATAGTGGAGACGTATTATGGGCCAGGGAGACTTTACACCCTGATAACATTCCTGCAGGTGGAATGTGACCAACAAGTGGAGAAGGTGGTAGACAAGTTTATCAAGCAGAGGGACTACCACCAGCAG TTCCGGCATGTCCAGAACAACTTGATGAGAAATTCTACAACAGAAAAAATAGAACCAAG GGAACTGGACCCTATCCTGACTGAGGTCACCCTAATGAATGCCCGCAGTGAGCTGTACTTACGCTTCCTCAGGAAGAGGATCAGCTCTGATTTTGAGGTGGGGGACTCCATGGCCTCAGAAGAAGTAAAGCAAG AGCACCAGAAGTGTCTGGACAAGCTCCTCAATAACTGCCTATTGAGCTGCACCATGCAGGAGCTAATTGGTTTCTATATTACCATGGAGGAGTACTTCATGAGGGAGACTGTCAATAAG GCTGTGGCTCTGGACACTTATGAGAAGGGCCAGTTGACATCCAGCATGGTGGATGATGTCTTCTACATTGTTAAGAAGTGCATTGGGCGGGCTCTGTCTAGCTCCAGCATCGACTGTCTCTGTGCCATGATCAACCTTGCCACCACAGAACTGGAGTCTGACTTCAG GGATGTTTTGTGTAACAAGCTGCGGATGGGCTTCCCAGCCACCACCTTACAGGACATCCAGCGCGGGGTGACGAGTGCTGTGAACATCATGCACAGCAGCCTCCAGCAAGGCAAATTTGACACAAAAGGCATTGAGAGCACTGATGAGGCCAAGCTGTCCTTCCTG GTGACCCTGAACAACGTGGAAGTCTGCAGTGAGAACATCTCCACGCTGAAGAAGACGCTGGAG AGTGACTGCACCAAGCTGTTCAGCCAGGGCATCGGAGGGGAGCAGGCCCAGGCCAAATTTGACAGCTGCCTGTCTGACTTGGCTGCCGTGTCCAACAAATTCCGAGACCTCTTGCAG GAAGGGCTGACAGAGCTAAACAGCACAGCCATCAAGCCGCAGGTGCAGCCTTGGATCAACACCTTCTTATCTGTCTCCCACAACATCGAGGAG GAAGAATTCAATGACTATGAGGCCAATGATCCTTGGGTACAGCAGTTTATCCTTAACCTGGAGCAACAGATGGCAGAGTTCAAG GCCAGCCTGTCCCCAGTCATCTATGACAGCCTGACCAGCCTCATGACCAGCCTTGTTGCCGTCGAGTTGGAGAGAGTGGTACTGAAATCTACCTTTAACCGG CTGGGTGGTCTGCAGTTTGATAAGGAGCTGAGGTCACTCATTGCCTACCTTACCACAGTGACCACGTGGACCATCCGAGACAAGTTTGCCCGGCTCTCCCAGATGGCCACAATTCTCAATCTGGAGCGG GTCACCGAGATCCTAGATTACTGGGGCGCCAACTCTGGCCCACTGACGTGGCGCCTCACCCCTGCTGAAGTCCGCCAGGTGCTGGCTCTGCGCATAGACTTCCGCAGTGAGGATATCAAGAGGCTACGCCTGTAG